One window from the genome of Haloprofundus halobius encodes:
- the eutC gene encoding ethanolamine ammonia-lyase subunit EutC encodes MSDSHRPGENGPNDEDALERIVDASPSRLGVGRSGTRPRTSSMLSFRADHARARDAVLTKVSDEMVEDAGLIPIQSRVTDQDEYLARPDLGRQISDETKARIRDECTQDPDVQIIVCDGLSSTAVEANVSDLLPMLVDGLEERGFVVGTPLFVKFGRVDVMDAIGETLGATSVVNLIGERPGLNTAESLSAYLVYDPRPGKPTAKKSVISNIHADGLPAVEAGAQIIDLVERMHEQQGSGIDLG; translated from the coding sequence ATGAGCGACTCGCACCGCCCGGGCGAGAACGGGCCGAACGACGAAGACGCGCTCGAACGAATCGTCGACGCGAGTCCCTCTCGACTGGGAGTTGGACGGAGCGGTACCCGACCTCGGACGTCGTCGATGCTGTCGTTTCGTGCGGACCACGCCCGTGCCCGCGACGCTGTCTTGACGAAGGTATCCGACGAGATGGTCGAGGATGCAGGGCTGATTCCGATTCAGAGCCGAGTCACGGACCAAGACGAGTATCTCGCTCGGCCTGACCTGGGTCGACAGATTAGCGACGAGACCAAAGCGCGGATTCGAGACGAGTGTACGCAGGACCCGGACGTCCAGATTATCGTCTGCGACGGACTGAGTTCGACAGCGGTCGAAGCGAACGTCTCCGATCTGTTGCCGATGCTCGTAGATGGACTCGAAGAGCGTGGGTTCGTGGTCGGGACACCGCTGTTCGTCAAGTTCGGCCGCGTCGACGTGATGGACGCAATCGGAGAGACGCTCGGGGCGACGAGCGTCGTGAACCTCATCGGGGAACGACCCGGGTTGAACACGGCCGAGAGTCTGAGCGCGTATCTGGTGTACGACCCTCGACCCGGAAAGCCGACGGCGAAGAAATCGGTCATCTCGAACATCCACGCAGATGGGCTTCCAGCGGTCGAAGCGGGCGCACAGATCATCGATCTCGTCGAGCGGATGCACGAGCAGCAAGGAAGCGGTATCGACCTCGGCTGA
- a CDS encoding TrmB family transcriptional regulator encodes MSRDSLREHLTAFGLSTKETEAYLAILQSGTATTSDVSRRAEISQAYVYELAAELADRGLISIDETRSPTLLHARSPEDALGGFSDRLTQMRHDIESLYQHSDTDDPAVEIVHSRVTTRKRIIRAIDHARQEVVLTVPGSEFTHLQDPLREARERGVTIYLQLVEPVEKIPTGTDWQEYATIVKSWEATPPVTVVADEQTGAMGAHSILSGRHNSAYALVFSQQDIAGAFFGNAISNFWPMGDNQFTADPDPLPATYTHARTAVTNAALHFIQERSLTADVTVQAIGSEDTITYEGVPVVEIHQNIVGDPTNEFPIENNLVFDTPDGRIATGGSNGSLQPFYEGYGLVSITLYENTAQ; translated from the coding sequence ATGTCTCGAGACTCCCTCCGGGAGCACCTCACGGCCTTTGGGCTCTCTACAAAGGAGACCGAAGCCTACCTGGCCATTCTCCAGTCAGGAACCGCAACAACCAGCGACGTCTCACGACGCGCCGAAATCTCACAGGCATACGTCTACGAACTCGCAGCCGAACTCGCAGACCGTGGCCTCATCAGCATCGACGAGACGAGAAGTCCAACACTCCTCCATGCACGCTCACCCGAAGATGCTCTCGGGGGCTTTTCCGACCGTCTTACCCAGATGAGACACGACATTGAATCACTGTATCAGCACTCAGACACAGACGATCCAGCCGTGGAGATCGTCCACTCTCGCGTCACCACCCGAAAACGGATCATTCGAGCTATCGACCACGCCCGTCAGGAGGTCGTGCTCACCGTTCCTGGGTCCGAATTCACGCACCTCCAAGACCCTCTCAGAGAAGCTCGAGAACGCGGCGTCACGATCTATCTCCAACTCGTCGAACCCGTAGAGAAGATTCCGACGGGTACTGACTGGCAGGAGTATGCAACCATCGTTAAATCCTGGGAGGCAACCCCTCCAGTCACCGTCGTCGCCGATGAGCAAACCGGCGCAATGGGCGCACACAGTATCCTCTCAGGTCGCCACAACTCCGCGTATGCACTTGTGTTCTCCCAGCAAGACATCGCAGGTGCGTTCTTCGGAAACGCCATTAGCAACTTTTGGCCAATGGGTGACAACCAGTTCACCGCAGACCCCGACCCGCTCCCAGCAACCTACACCCATGCCCGAACCGCGGTAACCAACGCTGCACTTCACTTCATCCAGGAGCGATCACTCACTGCAGACGTCACCGTGCAGGCGATCGGATCCGAAGACACGATCACCTACGAAGGCGTTCCTGTCGTCGAAATCCATCAAAATATCGTCGGCGACCCGACTAACGAATTTCCAATTGAGAACAATCTCGTCTTCGATACGCCGGACGGACGCATCGCAACGGGCGGCAGTAACGGCAGTCTCCAACCGTTCTACGAAGGATACGGACTGGTATCGATCACTCTCTACGAAAATACGGCCCAGTAG
- a CDS encoding MFS transporter → METVTDTEATAVFTSRRLWTLAIFAFAALEGATLQMQGAIIPALRAEFGTPEWLLGMVAPAGTAGFLVFVAAVGAVAGRLDTRRMLLFGIVGTGFGVFVMGLVPSFGLFLGALVLRGVFSGIGRGSDRPLLSHLYPRRRGQLFGYYDMMWAVGATLGPLAVAAALWFDNWRLAYYGLGVCFIPLAALIWYLPKPSVTGGGDDPLTLAELRRISRSPAILVMAAGILLTTGVEGGLFTWLTTYADGRISASLATVSLSVLLVAYIPGRFAAGSLSERFGYVPLAFGLGGLCLLSAIYTFVLASGLWLLVGVFCIGLTLSGLYPTLLAYATESAPEHSAPVNAIGLVVSSCGIAAVPAAMGFVIGSLGVDTAMQLLFVPLGGVLVVTAIAWMQIGSTDSA, encoded by the coding sequence ATGGAAACGGTCACCGATACTGAAGCTACAGCTGTGTTTACGAGCCGCCGTTTGTGGACACTAGCTATCTTCGCCTTTGCGGCACTCGAAGGCGCGACGCTGCAGATGCAGGGTGCGATTATTCCGGCGCTTCGAGCAGAGTTTGGCACGCCCGAATGGCTGCTGGGGATGGTTGCGCCTGCAGGAACGGCCGGGTTTCTCGTGTTCGTCGCCGCGGTCGGTGCTGTTGCCGGGCGACTGGATACTCGACGAATGCTCCTCTTTGGGATCGTTGGGACCGGATTCGGCGTCTTCGTGATGGGTCTGGTTCCATCCTTTGGGTTGTTTCTTGGAGCGTTAGTCCTCCGGGGGGTGTTCAGCGGGATTGGACGCGGGAGTGACCGACCGCTGTTGAGCCACCTGTATCCCCGCAGACGCGGTCAATTGTTTGGATACTACGATATGATGTGGGCGGTCGGAGCGACGCTCGGTCCGCTCGCAGTCGCGGCTGCGCTCTGGTTTGATAATTGGCGACTGGCGTACTACGGACTCGGTGTGTGTTTCATCCCGCTCGCAGCCCTTATCTGGTATCTCCCGAAGCCGTCTGTCACCGGTGGTGGTGACGATCCGTTGACGCTCGCTGAATTACGGCGGATCAGTCGGAGTCCTGCAATATTGGTGATGGCCGCTGGAATCTTGCTGACCACGGGTGTCGAAGGCGGATTGTTCACCTGGCTGACGACGTATGCGGATGGCCGGATTTCTGCGTCACTTGCGACGGTCTCATTGAGCGTCTTGTTGGTGGCGTATATTCCCGGACGATTCGCCGCAGGATCGTTGTCCGAGCGATTCGGGTATGTACCGTTGGCGTTTGGACTGGGTGGGCTGTGTTTGCTCTCGGCGATCTATACGTTCGTATTGGCGTCGGGGCTGTGGTTACTGGTTGGGGTGTTCTGTATCGGGCTGACGTTGTCGGGGTTGTATCCGACGTTGTTAGCGTATGCGACCGAGAGCGCGCCTGAGCATAGTGCACCTGTAAATGCGATCGGGTTAGTTGTCTCTTCGTGTGGAATCGCGGCAGTCCCAGCAGCGATGGGATTCGTGATCGGGAGTCTGGGTGTGGACACAGCGATGCAGCTATTGTTTGTTCCCCTCGGTGGCGTGTTGGTCGTTACTGCGATTGCCTGGATGCAGATCGGGTCGACTGACTCTGCGTGA
- a CDS encoding ethanolamine ammonia-lyase reactivating factor EutA, protein MSEENPPTLTSVGIDIGTTTTQLIVSELTVDRSGIGAVAVDIGETTIVHRGEIHETPLLDRQTLDTDAVRELVESELDAAGYSPPEIDSGAVIVTGESSYKENAEQLVNHIADHAGEFVVATAGPELEAVLAGKGSGAAAWAAENQETVLNVDVGGGTTNMCLFSGDDVVETRCLDVGGRLLRFDQSGQVTHISEPAARLVAIHGFDIEGGTQPTNAELRRLAAAMAESIFDTIAGPPLSSVTETLTIGSSEYTGETVYAVVFSGGVGRLISATEETSGRSPFAFDDFGLHLASAIQRRLERSSLRVRFPDEDIRATVVGVGTQTTSFSGTTTHIDDAVLPLRNLPVIEAPVVTEQQDHDTLVSELRSCFERERELYEIDEQTPFVLSLPSITPLGYERIRGLARAVDEVYEQCFASESPRVVLTRQNCAKALGQQLRSTSNADAPLIVVDEVVASDGDYLDIGDPLESGQTVPVVVKSLVFSS, encoded by the coding sequence ATGTCAGAGGAAAACCCGCCAACGCTGACCAGCGTCGGTATCGATATCGGGACGACGACGACGCAACTCATCGTCAGCGAACTCACAGTCGATCGGTCCGGTATCGGCGCTGTCGCCGTCGACATCGGCGAGACGACTATCGTCCATCGAGGAGAAATACACGAGACGCCGCTTTTGGACCGACAGACGCTCGACACGGATGCAGTCCGGGAACTCGTCGAATCGGAACTCGACGCTGCGGGCTACTCACCCCCGGAAATCGACAGCGGCGCGGTCATCGTCACAGGGGAGTCGTCCTACAAGGAGAACGCCGAGCAACTCGTCAACCACATCGCCGACCACGCCGGGGAGTTCGTCGTTGCGACAGCGGGTCCCGAACTGGAAGCCGTCTTGGCGGGGAAGGGGTCGGGGGCTGCAGCGTGGGCCGCAGAGAATCAGGAAACGGTGCTCAACGTCGACGTGGGGGGAGGGACGACCAACATGTGTCTCTTTTCGGGCGACGACGTCGTCGAAACGCGCTGTCTCGACGTCGGCGGGCGACTGCTTCGATTCGACCAGTCGGGGCAGGTAACGCACATCTCGGAGCCTGCAGCGCGACTCGTCGCGATTCACGGGTTCGATATCGAGGGTGGAACCCAGCCAACCAACGCTGAACTGCGTCGGCTCGCGGCTGCGATGGCAGAGTCGATATTCGACACGATAGCGGGACCGCCGCTGTCTTCAGTCACGGAAACGCTCACCATCGGGTCGAGCGAGTACACGGGAGAGACGGTTTATGCGGTCGTGTTCAGCGGTGGTGTCGGCCGCTTGATTTCTGCGACCGAAGAGACGAGCGGGCGCTCACCGTTCGCGTTCGACGACTTCGGTCTCCACCTCGCGTCTGCGATTCAACGGCGGCTCGAACGGAGTTCGCTCCGCGTTCGATTCCCCGACGAAGACATTCGAGCAACTGTCGTCGGGGTCGGAACCCAGACGACCTCGTTCAGCGGGACGACGACGCACATCGACGACGCAGTACTGCCGCTACGGAACTTGCCGGTCATCGAAGCACCCGTCGTGACCGAGCAACAGGACCACGATACCCTCGTGAGTGAGCTACGGAGCTGTTTCGAGCGAGAACGCGAACTGTACGAAATCGACGAGCAGACGCCGTTCGTGCTGTCTCTTCCCTCGATCACACCGTTGGGATACGAACGAATTAGAGGCCTCGCACGAGCGGTCGACGAGGTGTACGAACAGTGTTTTGCGAGCGAGTCTCCCCGAGTCGTGCTCACGAGACAGAACTGTGCGAAGGCGCTCGGCCAGCAGTTGCGTTCGACGTCGAACGCGGATGCGCCGCTCATCGTCGTAGACGAAGTTGTCGCGTCCGACGGCGACTATCTCGATATCGGCGACCCGCTGGAGAGCGGCCAGACAGTCCCCGTCGTCGTGAAATCGCTCGTGTTTAGTAGCTGA
- a CDS encoding DUF7344 domain-containing protein yields the protein MTTKTSDTNPTDNDPDLSPTEIFSLLSNERRRYALHYLSSRVGAIPIGEVAEQIAIWEGDPTMDRYQRVYVGLIHNHLSRLGHAGVIAYDSDEELITTTDGIDAVRPYLELAACVDMSRLNG from the coding sequence ATGACCACTAAAACAAGCGACACGAACCCTACGGACAACGATCCTGATCTTTCGCCGACAGAGATTTTTTCGCTCTTATCGAACGAGAGGCGCCGGTACGCGCTTCACTATCTGTCCTCGCGAGTCGGCGCGATCCCTATTGGCGAGGTAGCCGAGCAGATCGCCATCTGGGAAGGCGACCCCACGATGGACCGCTATCAACGAGTCTACGTCGGACTGATCCACAACCACCTCTCGAGGCTCGGTCACGCGGGCGTGATCGCATACGACTCGGACGAGGAACTCATCACTACCACGGACGGTATCGACGCCGTCCGTCCGTACCTCGAACTCGCTGCGTGTGTGGATATGAGTCGGTTAAACGGGTAA
- a CDS encoding DUF7344 domain-containing protein, with protein MMKPTRNTAADRAFGYLSGGSLENIVADAVRHPRRRRVLAHLIEQQRPVLLEDLAAVVARREYDSPSDEEIEGVLTSLYHQHLPKLAAANVVEYGGEGDWISVELTEDATPLQVSLEASLGEEVNEYYTT; from the coding sequence ATGATGAAGCCGACCCGAAACACGGCTGCAGACCGGGCGTTCGGGTATCTCTCCGGCGGGTCGTTAGAGAACATCGTCGCCGACGCGGTACGCCATCCACGTCGCCGACGCGTCCTCGCACACCTCATAGAGCAGCAACGACCCGTCCTTCTCGAAGACCTCGCTGCGGTGGTCGCACGACGAGAGTACGACTCGCCGAGCGACGAAGAGATAGAGGGGGTGCTAACCTCGCTCTACCATCAACATCTTCCCAAACTCGCGGCTGCCAACGTCGTCGAGTACGGGGGCGAAGGCGATTGGATTTCGGTCGAACTCACCGAGGACGCCACACCGCTGCAGGTCAGCCTCGAAGCGAGCCTCGGCGAGGAGGTCAACGAGTACTACACAACCTGA
- a CDS encoding ethanolamine ammonia-lyase subunit EutB has translation MNIESRITGSRHTFDSVREVLAKANEEKSGDELAGIAADSEAERIAAKDALGELTLETLRQSPAIPYEDDEVTRVIQDGVDEAASERIKDWTVSEFREFLVDEGTREAEIARIRPGLTSEMIAAVAKLMSNMDLIQASSKMQVTARCNNTIGGEGTLSFRLQPNDPSDDVENIRHSIREGLSYGVGDAVIGINPVEDNAERTKRLLDVTKEFIETWDVPTQNCVLSHLTTQMEAVRQGASADLLFQSLAGTEAGNEGFGIDVDLLDEAYEFGQNRCTASGPNVMYFETGQGSELSSDAHAGVDQVTLEARCYGLAKRYDPFLVNTVVGFIGPEYLYDGRQVIRAGLEDVFMGKLTGIPMGIDACYTNHIQADQNDIENLAVLLTAAGSNYFITVPMGDDTMLNYQSNSYHDASALWDIFEMGPAPEFEEWLESMGLMKDGRLTSRAGDPTRFLEGAR, from the coding sequence ATGAACATCGAATCACGCATCACCGGGTCGAGACACACCTTCGACTCGGTTCGAGAGGTACTGGCGAAGGCGAACGAGGAGAAGTCCGGAGACGAACTCGCGGGAATCGCCGCCGACTCGGAGGCTGAACGTATCGCTGCGAAGGACGCGCTCGGCGAACTCACGCTCGAAACGCTCCGGCAGTCGCCCGCCATCCCGTACGAAGACGACGAGGTCACCCGAGTCATCCAAGACGGCGTCGACGAGGCCGCCTCCGAACGAATCAAAGACTGGACCGTCTCGGAGTTCCGCGAGTTTCTCGTCGACGAAGGGACGCGCGAAGCCGAAATCGCCCGTATTCGACCGGGGTTGACGAGCGAGATGATCGCCGCCGTCGCGAAACTCATGTCGAACATGGATCTGATTCAGGCGTCGTCGAAGATGCAGGTCACCGCCCGGTGCAACAACACCATCGGTGGCGAGGGGACGCTGTCGTTCAGACTCCAGCCGAACGACCCGAGTGACGACGTCGAAAACATCCGTCACTCGATTCGAGAAGGGCTCTCGTACGGCGTCGGCGACGCCGTCATCGGCATCAATCCGGTCGAAGACAACGCCGAGCGAACGAAGCGGCTGCTGGACGTGACGAAGGAGTTCATCGAGACGTGGGACGTGCCGACGCAAAACTGCGTGCTCTCGCATCTCACCACCCAGATGGAAGCCGTCCGACAGGGAGCCTCCGCCGACCTGCTGTTTCAGAGCCTCGCGGGAACCGAAGCCGGTAACGAGGGCTTCGGCATCGACGTCGACCTCCTCGACGAGGCGTACGAGTTCGGCCAGAACCGCTGTACTGCTTCGGGGCCGAACGTCATGTACTTTGAGACCGGCCAGGGGTCGGAGCTGTCGAGCGACGCCCACGCGGGCGTCGACCAGGTCACGTTAGAGGCTCGCTGTTACGGACTCGCCAAGCGCTACGACCCGTTTTTGGTGAACACCGTCGTCGGCTTCATCGGCCCCGAGTACCTCTACGACGGAAGGCAGGTCATCAGAGCCGGACTCGAAGACGTCTTCATGGGCAAACTCACCGGCATCCCGATGGGCATCGACGCCTGTTACACCAACCACATCCAGGCCGACCAGAACGACATCGAGAACCTCGCCGTCTTGCTCACCGCGGCCGGGTCGAACTACTTCATCACCGTTCCGATGGGTGACGACACGATGCTCAACTACCAATCGAACAGCTATCACGACGCGTCGGCGCTCTGGGATATCTTCGAGATGGGTCCGGCCCCGGAGTTCGAAGAGTGGCTCGAATCGATGGGGCTGATGAAAGATGGGCGATTGACCTCACGCGCCGGCGACCCGACCCGCTTTCTGGAGGGAGCGCGATGA
- a CDS encoding DUF7342 family protein, which yields MREPRDELKADSNERSEKPDFDVLTASKDVVRGERTRDDFFDAVLALDRPTSVDEVADLAGHGVDAAREYLQWFEQMGIVTRVTTSPATYERNDEYLRWRRVQTLRNQYTSNELLEFLEDETERDRSYATEFEVESPERVSISQYAVETSRSIEDVWEDLTKWKTTRHRITLLEQALSGSDGSADQRSTA from the coding sequence ATGAGGGAACCACGCGACGAACTGAAGGCTGACAGCAACGAGCGTAGTGAGAAGCCAGACTTCGATGTCTTGACCGCATCCAAGGACGTTGTCCGTGGCGAACGCACACGCGACGATTTCTTCGATGCAGTCCTTGCACTCGATCGCCCTACGTCCGTCGACGAAGTCGCTGACCTCGCTGGCCATGGAGTAGATGCTGCGCGCGAATATCTACAGTGGTTCGAGCAAATGGGAATCGTAACGCGAGTCACAACGTCACCAGCGACATACGAGCGCAACGACGAGTACCTCCGATGGCGACGTGTTCAGACACTTCGCAACCAATACACGAGTAACGAACTGCTCGAGTTCCTCGAAGACGAAACAGAGCGTGACCGGTCGTATGCAACTGAATTCGAGGTCGAGTCTCCAGAAAGAGTCTCAATTTCGCAGTATGCAGTTGAGACTAGTCGCTCCATTGAGGACGTTTGGGAAGACCTCACGAAGTGGAAGACGACACGACACCGCATTACGCTTCTCGAACAGGCATTGTCCGGTTCAGATGGCTCAGCCGACCAACGCAGTACGGCATGA
- a CDS encoding helix-turn-helix transcriptional regulator, whose product MGLKMRSPIDDIAYLTRAEHRVSMLVALADDPRTRIELREMTGVSPSTAQRTLRTFEDRNWIRRTGHEFEATALGAYLASGVVELVERFEAESKLRDVWHRLPVEGEGLGIDLFADAVVTVAETTDPYRPVNRFVSLLETTDEFRLLKSDIAIFEPCRELFYQRIVDGMEAEIIDPPYVSAYILSTYPEHVAKTLETGRLTVWVHEELPAYGLALFDDRISITGYDPDSGTIHVLVDTDAPEVREWADATFADYRRSAQSFDAGDRDVESERAM is encoded by the coding sequence ATGGGGCTGAAAATGAGATCGCCAATCGACGACATTGCGTACCTCACGCGGGCCGAACACCGCGTTTCGATGCTCGTCGCGCTGGCTGACGACCCTCGCACCCGAATCGAACTCAGGGAGATGACAGGGGTCTCGCCATCGACGGCTCAACGGACGCTGCGGACGTTCGAGGACCGAAACTGGATTCGAAGAACCGGACACGAGTTCGAGGCGACAGCACTCGGCGCGTATCTCGCCTCCGGCGTGGTCGAGCTCGTCGAACGCTTCGAGGCCGAATCGAAGCTCCGAGACGTTTGGCACCGGCTTCCGGTCGAAGGAGAGGGCCTCGGAATCGACCTGTTCGCCGATGCGGTCGTGACAGTCGCAGAGACGACAGATCCGTATCGGCCGGTGAACCGGTTCGTCTCGCTGCTCGAAACGACCGACGAGTTCCGACTCCTCAAGTCCGACATCGCCATTTTCGAACCGTGTCGCGAGCTGTTCTATCAGCGAATCGTCGACGGTATGGAGGCGGAGATCATCGACCCACCGTACGTCTCGGCGTACATTCTCTCGACGTATCCCGAGCACGTCGCGAAAACCCTCGAAACCGGCAGGCTCACGGTGTGGGTACACGAGGAGTTACCAGCCTACGGACTCGCCCTGTTCGACGACCGAATCAGTATTACCGGGTATGATCCCGACAGCGGAACCATCCACGTGTTGGTCGACACCGACGCCCCGGAGGTGCGCGAGTGGGCGGACGCGACGTTCGCGGACTACCGACGCTCGGCGCAGTCGTTCGACGCCGGGGACAGAGACGTCGAATCAGAGCGCGCGATGTAG
- a CDS encoding methyltransferase domain-containing protein, with the protein MPDSLNVKRLEQAVKNVYRDVAESPNEEYHFEMGRELAEQLGYPPRDLDRIPARALESFAGVGYHFGLAELQEGDHVLDLGSGSGTDVFVAALHVGDSGSVTGLDMTDQQLAKARQLRDEAGMDNVSFEKGYIEDVPFDDGAFDVVISNGVINLSADKQRVFEEANRVLAAGGRLAISDIISETQMPESIKNNEDLWAACIGGAEQTDRYTTLIETAGFELGDVRDNTKYEFISEQAANACQKYGVKSISLDARKSHRREA; encoded by the coding sequence ATGCCAGATTCACTCAATGTCAAACGGCTCGAACAGGCAGTCAAAAACGTCTATCGGGACGTTGCGGAGTCTCCGAACGAGGAGTATCACTTCGAGATGGGACGCGAGTTGGCCGAACAGCTCGGGTACCCGCCGCGTGATCTCGATCGGATTCCCGCACGAGCACTAGAGTCGTTCGCGGGTGTGGGGTACCACTTCGGTCTCGCCGAACTCCAGGAGGGCGACCACGTGCTCGATCTCGGCAGCGGGTCGGGGACGGACGTGTTCGTCGCGGCGCTACACGTCGGAGACTCGGGGAGCGTGACCGGATTGGACATGACCGACCAACAGCTCGCGAAGGCACGGCAGTTACGCGACGAGGCGGGGATGGACAACGTCTCCTTCGAGAAGGGGTACATCGAAGACGTCCCGTTCGACGACGGGGCGTTCGATGTCGTCATCTCGAACGGAGTGATCAACCTCTCGGCGGACAAACAGCGGGTGTTCGAGGAGGCGAATCGGGTTCTCGCGGCGGGTGGACGGCTCGCGATCTCCGATATCATCAGCGAGACACAGATGCCCGAGAGTATCAAGAACAACGAAGACCTCTGGGCGGCCTGTATCGGCGGGGCCGAGCAGACCGACCGCTACACGACGCTCATCGAAACTGCGGGATTCGAACTGGGCGACGTCCGGGACAACACGAAGTACGAGTTCATCTCGGAGCAGGCGGCGAACGCGTGTCAAAAATACGGTGTGAAGAGCATCTCGCTCGACGCGCGGAAGTCGCATCGACGGGAAGCGTAA
- a CDS encoding aldo/keto reductase codes for MEYVTAEGVDVPVLGFGTWPMKGETCRSAVQHALDTGYRHIDTAQMYNNEDAVGEAIADSEVPREDLFLVTKIRRQNLAHDDVLRTVEESTQRLGTEIDLLLIHSPSRTVSIEESIGAMNELQARGTVEHIGVSNFSVEQLRQAIAASDTPILTNQVEYHPFKSQSELLEFCIENGVILTAYSPLDQGRVVGNEVLVEIGAQYGKTAAQVALRWLIQQEMVAAIPKASSQAHIEANFEVFDFELSDEEMDRIFDMQGGLLSRLRSLLGL; via the coding sequence ATGGAATACGTCACCGCCGAAGGTGTGGACGTGCCGGTGCTTGGCTTCGGGACGTGGCCGATGAAGGGAGAGACCTGTCGAAGTGCCGTCCAACACGCACTAGACACCGGATATCGCCACATCGATACGGCGCAGATGTACAACAACGAGGACGCTGTCGGGGAGGCGATAGCCGACTCCGAGGTACCGAGAGAGGACCTATTTCTCGTTACGAAAATCCGCCGACAGAATCTAGCCCACGACGACGTGCTACGTACGGTCGAGGAGAGCACGCAGCGGTTAGGGACTGAAATCGACTTGTTGCTGATTCACTCGCCGAGTCGAACTGTGTCGATCGAAGAGTCGATCGGCGCGATGAACGAACTCCAAGCGCGTGGAACCGTCGAGCATATCGGCGTCAGCAATTTTTCTGTCGAGCAGCTGCGGCAGGCGATTGCCGCATCTGATACCCCGATTCTGACGAATCAGGTCGAGTACCACCCCTTCAAGAGTCAGTCAGAGCTACTCGAATTCTGCATCGAGAACGGCGTCATTCTGACTGCGTACAGTCCACTAGACCAAGGAAGAGTGGTCGGAAACGAGGTGCTCGTGGAAATCGGAGCACAGTACGGAAAGACCGCAGCGCAAGTCGCACTCCGCTGGTTGATTCAACAGGAGATGGTCGCAGCGATTCCCAAGGCATCGAGCCAGGCACATATCGAAGCGAACTTCGAGGTCTTTGATTTCGAGCTTTCTGACGAGGAGATGGACCGTATCTTCGATATGCAGGGCGGACTTCTCTCTCGGCTTCGTTCGCTCCTCGGGCTCTGA